A genomic segment from Diospyros lotus cultivar Yz01 chromosome 5, ASM1463336v1, whole genome shotgun sequence encodes:
- the LOC127801318 gene encoding ATP-dependent helicase BRM isoform X1 produces the protein MQSGGGTQQGHGSGAAGHGRNVASSSASPSSSSSAVSAPHFGFDSMQQQQQRQSLQQQFLRKPEGNEPILAYQAANLHGMLGGGNFASPSGVMQLPQQSRKFIDLAQQHGATLIREEGLNRTQGMEQQVLNPVQQAYLQYALQAAQQKSSPNIQSQQQAKMGMVGPLLGKDQETRMGNLKMQELMSIQAANQAQASSSKKPPEHFTRSEKQTEQVQQGISDQRSDPRPQIQPASVGQLMHGNVVRAMQAPQLQQNIQNMANNQVTMAAQMQAMQALAQERNIDLSHPLAQLFPLMQSRMLAQQKANENNMGAQSPPVSMPKQQVTSQQVASENSPHQNSSSDMSGQPGPTKARQTVAPGLFGTAPNATAVNNANSIPAQQFSAHSRENQVPPRQAVVIGDGVPPMHPPLSSVNLNQGIEHSPHSHVKSTLTGPEALQMQYAWQLNRSSPQSAASSMDGGVGTSFSSQSGAGPQSQQQRTGFTKQQLHVLKAQILAFRRLKKGDVTLPQELLRAIVPPPLEMQLQQVFLPAGTSKQERSVGKNADDHARQSESGEKDPQVVASSSGLRNLKEEASASDEKANSMAVHSQGMTSVSKEPVPVHPSEKEGQLAAVFPIKPEQEVERTNQRPTTKGDFTGDRGKAIASQVAVSDAMQAKKPVQPSNALQPKDVSSTRKYHGPLFDFPYFTRKHDSFGSGMMMNNNNLMLAYDVKDLLLEEGMEVLTKKRAENLRKISGLLAVNLERKRIRPDLILRLQIEERKLRLSDVQARLRDEVDQQQQEIMAMPDRPYRKFVRLCERQRMELSRQVQASQKAMRDKQLKSIFQWRKKLLEAHWAIRDARTARNRGVAKYHERMLREFSKRKDDDRNKRMEALKNNDVERYREMLLEQQTSVPGDAAERYAVLSSFLTQTEEYLHKLGSKITATKNQQEVEEAANVAAAAARAQGLSEEEVRAAAALARDEVMIRNQFSEMNAPKDSSSVNKYYNLAHAVNERVLRQPSMLRAGTLRDYQLVGLQWMLSLYNNKLNGILADEMGLGKTVQVMALIAYLMEFKGNYGPHLIIVPNAVLVNWKSEFHNWLPSVSCIFYVGGKDQRSKLFSQEVSAMKFNVLVTTYEFIMYDRSKLSKLDWKYIIIDEAQRMKDRESVLARDLDRYRCQRRLLLTGTPLQNDLKELWSLLNLLLPEVFDNRKAFHDWFSQPFQKEVPSHNAEDDWLETEKKVIIIHRLHQILEPFMLRRRVEDVEGSLPPKVSIILKCRMSAIQGAIYDWIKSTGTLRVDPEDEKRKIQKNPTYQVKTYRPLNNRCMELRKACNHPLLNYPYFNDLSKDFLVRSCGKLFVLDRILIKLQRTGHRVLLFSTMTKLLDILEEYLQWRRLVYRRIDGTTSLEDRETAIVDFNSHDSDCFIFLLSIRAAGRGLNLQSADTVIIYDPDPNPKNEEQAVARAHRIGQTREVKVIYMEAVVDKISSHQKEDEFRSAGLVDSEDDLAGKDRYMGSIESLIRNNIQQYKIDMADEVINAGRFDQRTTHEERRLTLETLLHDEERYQETVHDVPSLQEVNRMIARSDEEVELFDQMDEELDWAEEMVRYDQVPKWLRASTREVNVTMANMSKKPSKNILLASNIGIESSEMASGSTEKKRGRPKGKKLPIYRELDDDNGEFSEASSEERNGYSAHEEEGEIGEFEEDEFSGAIEAPPGNKDQSEEDGPICAGGYEYPRASENTRHNHAVEEGGSSGSSSDSRRLTQVVSPSISSQKFGSLSALDARPGSLSKRMPDELEEGEIVASGDSHVDLQQSGSWIQDRDEGEDEQVLQPKIKGKRSIRLRTRYTSERAEEKDPNEKPSHHCGDSSQLPFQVDHKYETQSRNESEVKMPRELIAVKHDQGDSSVKGRRNLSSRRTANISKVHASPKSSRLGSISAPLEDVTEHSRESWDGKLVNSGGTSIGGSKMSDGIQRRCKNVISKLKKRIDKEGPQIVPLLTDLWKRTESSGYLSGAGNNLLDLQKIDQRIERFKYNEVTEVVSDVQFMLKSAMQYFGFSHEVRNEARKVHDLFFDILKIAFSDTDFREARNALSFSGSVSSSAALRQAVPGQSKRHKLVNEVEPDGNPSQKPLSRGPGLSCEDTRNRSHLPPKESRTGSSSREQDDPRLLTHPGELVICKKKRKDREKSAAKPGNGSAGPVSPPSVGRGTRSSGPGFMAKDTRSSQQSQGWSNQPSEQINGGSGFIGWAKPVKRLRTDAGKRRPSHL, from the exons TCATTGCAGCAACAATTTCTCAGAAAACCCGAGGGAAATGAACCTATTCTGGCATATCAAGCTGCTAATCTACATGGAATGTTGGGAGGAGGAAATTTTGCTTCTCCTTCTGGTGTGATGCAACTGCCTCAACAATCCAGGAAATTTATTGATTTGGCTCAACAACATGGTGCTACTCTCATTCGGGAGGAAGGACTAAATAGAACTCAAGGCATGGAGCAACAAGTGCTTAATCCAGTCCAGCAGGCTTATCTTCAATATGCTTTACAGGCAGCTCAACAGAAGTCATCCCCTAATATCCAGTCCCAGCAACAAGCAAAAATGGGAATGGTAGGGCCTCTGTTGGGGAAAGATCAGGAAACAAGGATGGGCAATCTGAAGATGCAGGAGCTCATGTCTATTCAAGCTGCTAATCAGGCCCAGGCATCATCATCCAAGAAACCACCTGAACATTTTACTCGTTCTGAGAAGCAGACAGAGCAAGTACAACAGGGCATTTCTGATCAAAGGAGCGATCCAAGGCCTCAAATCCAGCCAGCATCTGTGGGTCAGTTAATGCATGGGAATGTTGTAAGAGCTATGCAGGCACCACAACTTCAACAGAACATCCAGAACATGGCAAACAACCAGGTCACAATGGCGGCACAGATGCAGGCAATGCAGGCATTGGCACAAGAGCGTAATATTGACTTGTCACATCCACTGGCTCAGTTGTTTCCCCTCATGCAGTCTAGGATGCTTGCACAGCAGAAGGCAAATGAAAACAACATGGGTGCACAATCTCCACCAGTCTCAATGCCAAAGCAGCAGGTTACTTCTCAACAAGTTGCAAGTGAGAATTCTCCCCATCAAAATTCATCTAGTGACATGTCTGGACAGCCTGGCCCCACCAAAGCTAGGCAGACAGTTGCCCCTGGACTGTTTGGTACTGCTCCAAATGCTACAGCAGTTAATAATGCTAACAGCATTCCAGCACAGCAGTTCTCTGCTCATAGCAGAGAGAACCAGGTCCCTCCAAGACAGGCAGTGGTGATTGGTGATGGAGTACCTCCTATGCATCCACCATTATCATCTGTGAATTTGAACCAGGGCATTGAGCATTCACCTCATTCCCATGTGAAAAGCACATTGACTGGTCCAGAGGCCTTGCAAATGCAGTATGCATGGCAATTGAACCGGTCTTCTCCACAATCTGCGGCATCATCCATGGATGGAGGTGTAGGAACTTCCTTTTCATCTCAAAGTGGAGCTGGTCCCCAGAGTCAACAGCAACGTACCGGGTTTACCAAACAGCAACTGCATGTTCTTAAAGCACAAATATTAGCATTCAGGCGTCTGAAG AAGGGTGATGTGACTCTTCCACAAGAACTACTTCGAGCAATTGTTCCACCTCCCCTTGAAATGCAACTGCAACAGGTTTTTCTCCCAGCTGGAACAAGTAAACAGGAGAGATCTGTTGGGAAAAATGCAGATGACCATGCAAGACAGTCTGAGTCTGGCGAGAAAGATCCTCAGGTTGTAGCATCATCTAGTGGGCTGAGAAATTTGAAAGAGGAAGCTTCTGCAAGTGATGAGAAAGCAAATTCGATGGCAGTTCATTCTCAAGGCATGACTAGTGTGTCAAAAGAACCTGTGCCAGTGCATCCTTCTGAAAAGGAAGGGCAGCTAGCTGCTGTATTTCCCATTAAACCAGAGCAGGAAGTTGAACGTACTAACCAAAGACCTACTACTAAAGGCGATTTTACAGGTGATCGGGGAAAGGCAATTGCCTCACAGGTTGCAGTATCTGATGCAATGCAAGCTAAGAAACCTGTACAGCCAAGCAATGCGCTGCAGCCAAAAGATGTCAGCTCTACCAGGAAGTATCATGGACCACTTTTTGATTTTCCCTATTTCACTCGTAAACATGATTCATTTGGGTCTGGGATGATGATGAACAACAACAATTTGATGTTGGCATATGATGTCAAGGACCTGCTTCTTGAGGAAGGCATGGAAGTACTTACCAAGAAAAGGGCtgaaaatttaaggaaaatcaGTGGTTTACTAGCAGTGAACTTGGAGAGGAAAAGGATTAGACCAGATCTTATTCTAAGGCTGCAAATTGAAGAAAGGAAACTTCGTCTTTCGGATGTTCAGGCACGCTTGAGGGACGAAGTTGATCAACAGCAGCAAGAGATAATGGCAATGCCTGACAGGCCATATCGAAAGTTTGTCCGACTATGTGAGCGTCAACGCATGGAGCTTTCTAGGCAAGTGCAAGCTTCTCAGAAAGCCATGAGAGATAAACagctgaaatccatttttcaATGGCGTAAGAAGCTTCTTGAGGCTCATTGGGCCATCCGTGATGCAAGGACTGCCCGTAATAGGGGAGTTGCAAAATATCATGAGAGGATGTTGAGGGAGttctcaaaaagaaaagatgatgATCGTAATAAAAGGATGGAAGCATTGAAGAACAATGATGTTGAGAGGTACAGAGAAATGTTACTGGAGCAGCAGACTAGTGTCCCTGGTGATGCTGCTGAGAGATATGCTGTCCTCTCATCTTTTTTAACACAAACAGAAGAGTATCTACATAAATTGGGAAGTAAAATAACAGCTACCAAGAATCAACAGGAGGTTGAGGAAGCAGCTaatgttgctgctgctgctgcgcgAGCTCAG GGTCTCTCTGAAGAAGAGGTAAGAGCTGCGGCAGCTTTGGCTAGAGACGAAGTAATGATACGCAATCAATTCTCTGAAATGAATGCACCCAAGGATAGCTCATCTGTTAACAA GTATTACAATCTTGCACACGCAGTGAATGAAAGGGTTCTAAGGCAGCCGTCAATGCTAAGGGCTGGAACCTTACGGGATTATCAACTT GTTGGATTGCAATGGATGCTCTCTTTGTATAACAACAaattaaatggaattttggCTGATGAGATGGGTCTTGGGAAGACTGTACAG GTGATGGCATTGATTGCGTATCTGATGGAGTTCAAAGGAAATTATGGCCCACATCTTATCATTGTCCCAAATGCGGTTTTGGTTAACTGGAAG AGTGAGTTCCATAATTGGCTGCCATCTGTGTCTTGCATTTTCTATGTTGGAGGGAAGGATCAACGATCTAAATTGTTTTCTCAA GAAGTTTCAGCCATGAAATTTAACGTCCTTGTGACAACTTATGAATTTATCATGTATGACCGGtcaaaactctcaaaattgGATTGGAAATACATCATAATTGATGAGGCACAACGCATGAAAGACAGGGAATCAGTTCTAGCTCGAGATCTTGATAGATATCGTTGCCAGAGGCGCCTACTTCTCACTGGGACCCCTCTGCAG AATGACCTCAAAGAACTCTGGTCACTTctaaatcttcttcttcctgaaGTTTTTGATAACCGGAAAGCATTTCATGATTGGTTTTCACAACCCTTTCAAAAGGAAGTTCCCTCACATAATGCAGAGGATGACTGGCTCGAGACTGAGAAAAAAGTCATTATTATCCACCGGCTTCATCAAATTTTGGAGCCTTTTATGCTGCGGCGCCGTGTTGAAGATGTGGAGGGCTCACTTCCACCCAAG GTTTCCATCATTTTAAAATGTAGAATGTCAGCTATCCAGGGTGCCATTTATGATTGGATTAAATCTACTGGTACACTTCGAGTTGATCCAGAGGATGAGAAGCGCAAGATTCAGAAAAATCCTACGTACCAGGTTAAAACATATAGGCCTCTAAATAATAGATGCATGGAGCTGAGAAAAGCTTGCAATCACCCTTTGCTTAATTACCCATACTTCAATGATTTGTCCAAGGATTTCCTTGTCAGATCATGTGGGAAATTGTTTGTTCTGGATAGGATTCTTATAAAGCTGCAGAGAACAGGACACAGAGTACTGCTCTTTAGTACAATGACAAAACTTTTAGACATATTGGAGGAATATCTGCAGTGGCGGCGACTTGTTTACAGACGAATTGATGGGACAACTAGTTTAGAAGACCGTGAAACAGCTATTGTGGACTTCAATAGTCATGACTCTGACTGCTTTATCTTCTTGCTCAGCATTCGTGCTGCTGGGCGGGGTTTAAACCTTCAGTCTGCCGACACAGTTATCATATATGATCCTGATCCTAACCCAAAAAATGAAGAACAGGCAGTTGCAAGAGCCCACCGCATTGGACAAACTAGAGAAGTGAAAGTTATCTACATGGAAGCAGTGGTTGATAAAATCTCCAGCCATCAGAAAGAAGATGAATTTCGAAGTGCTGGGCTTGTTGATTCAGAGGATGACCTTGCAGGTAAGGATCGATATATGGGATCCATTGAGAGCCTCATTCGGAATAACATCCAACAATATAAAATTGACATGGCTGATGAGGTGATTAATGCTGGCCGTTTTGACCAACGGACAACACATGAAGAGAGGCGTTTAACCCTGGAGACATTGTTGCATGATGAGGAAAGATACCAAGAAACTGTTCATGATGTTCCTTCACTGCAGGAGGTCAACCGCATGATTGCTAGAAGTGATGAAGAAGTTGAACTTTTTGACCAGATGGATGAAGAACTTGACTGGGCGGAGGAGATGGTGAGGTATGACCAGGTACCTAAATGGCTTCGAGCCAGCACTAGAGAAGTAAATGTTACTATGGCTAATATGTCAAAAAAGCCATCAAAGAACATCTTACTAGCTAGTAATATTGGCATCGAATCAAGTGAAATGGCTTCTGGTTCGACTGAGAAGAAGAGGGGGAGGCCTAAGGGGAAAAAGTTACCTATATACAGGGAGCTAGATGATGATAATGGGGAGTTCTCTGAAGCTAGTTCTGAGGAGAGGAATGGGTACTCTGCACatgaagaagagggagaaattgGTGAGTTTGAAGAGGATGAATTTAGTGGTGCGATTGAGGCGCCTCCAGGAAATAAAGATCAGTCAGAAGAAGATGGTCCAATTTGTGCTGGTGGATATGAGTATCCCCGGGCTTCTGAAAACACTAGACACAATCATGCAGTTGAAGAAGGTGGCTCATCGGGATCATCCTCAGATAGTCGGAGGTTGACACAGGTGGTCTCGCCTTCCATATCTTCCCAGAAGTTTGGATCACTTTCTGCATTAGATGCCAGGCCAGGTTCTCTTTCAAAAAGAATG CCTGATGAATTAGAGGAAGGTGAAATAGTTGCATCTGGAGACTCTCATGTAGACCTCCAGCAATCTGGAAGTTGGATTCAAGATCGTGATGAAGGTGAAGATGAACAGGTTTTGcaaccaaaaataaaaggaaaacgCAGTATTAGGCTTCGGACCCGTTATACCTCAGAAAGGGCAGAGGAGAAGGACCCCAATGAAAAGCCATCTCACCATTGTGGAGATTCATCTCAGTTGCCATTTCAAGTGGACCATAAATATGAAACACAGAGTAGGAATGAATCTGAAGTAAAAATGCCTAGAGAGCTCATTGCTGTTAAGCATGATCAAGGGGATTCATCTGTGAAAGGTAGGAGAAATTTGTCATCAAGGAGAACTGCAAATATATCGAAAGTACATGCTTCACCAAAATCTAGCCGACTTGGTTCCATATCTGCTCCCTTGGAAGATGTCACTGAGCACTCAAGGGAAAGTTGGGATGGTAAACTTGTGAACTCTGGTGGAACTTCAATTGGTGGTAGTAAGATGTCTGATGGCATTCAAAGAAGG TGCAAGAATGTAATTAGCAAGCTTAAGAAGAGAATAGACAAGGAAGGTCCTCAAATTGTTCCTCTGCTAACTGATCTGTGGAAGAGGACTGAAAGTTCTGGTTACCTCAGTGGAGCTGGAAATAATCTTTTGGATTTGCAAAAGATTGATCAGCGAATTGAGAGATTCAAGTATAATGAAGTGACAGAGGTTGTGTCAGATGTGCAATTTATGCTTAAGAGTGCAATGCAGTATTTTGGATTCTCCCATGAG GTGAGAAATGAAGCAAGAAAAGTGCACGATCTTTTCTTTGATATCTTAAAGATTGCATTCTCAGACACAGATTTTCGAGAAGCCAGAAATGCACTGTCATTCTCTGGGTCAGTATCGAGCTCTGCTGCTCTTAGGCAGGCAGTTCCTGGCCAGAGCAAGCGACACAAACTAGTAAATGAAGTTGAACCTGATGGGAACCCTTCCCAGAAGCCATTGTCTCGGGGACCTGGTCTTAGCTGTGAAGACACAAGGAACCGGAGCCATTTGCCTCCAAAGGAATCAAGGACTGGAAGCAGCAGCAGGGAGCAGGATGATCCTCGATTATTAACTCATCCAGGTGAACTTGTTATCtgcaaaaagaagaggaaggacCGAGAAAAGTCAGCAGCAAAGCCAGGGAATGGGTCGGCTGGCCCTGTTTCTCCCCCTAGCGTGGGTCGTGGCACTAGAAGCTCAGGTCCAGGTTTCATGGCAAAGGATACGAGATCCAGTCAGCAGTCGCAAGGATGGAGTAACCAGCCTTCTGAACAGATAAATGGCGGTAGTGGGTTCATAGGCTGGGCAAAGCCTGTAAAAAGATTGAGAACGGATGCTGGGAAACGGAGGCCCAGCCATTTATGA